The genomic segment ACATACGCAACGTTCGGACGAGCTCTTCGTCGCTCGTCGCACAGGAGAGATAGGCTTCCGTGGGAAAGAGGAAAGGGTCGGCGTTGGCGTTCGTCCCGATCAGGAGTATCGGGATCTCGGCGGTCGCTTCGTCTTCTTTGATGCGGCGAGCGATCTCCGAGGGACCGGGAGGGCCGATGTCCGAGCTCAGGATGACGGCATCGGGCATCGCCTTTTTGACCGCCGATAGAGCTACGTGCCCGGAGTCAGCGGTCAGTACGCGAAATCCCGCCGTGCGCGTCGCCTCCCGCAGGCGCTGCGACGGACGCTCTGGGCCTTCGACGATCAGGACGGCGCGCGAGAGGGTCTCGTTGTTCTGAGTGTCCGAATCCACGAGGTGCGCCATTCCTCTACTCTCACACTGTCTCCGAAGAACTTGAAGCAATCCGTGGACCACAATGGCATACGCACTCAATTCATTGTCTTGCTTGGAGTTGTGGATTCATCGCTGCGGGCACCGCGGACGAACTGTCAAGAATTCCGACGGGGATTATGCGATTGAACCGGGCAATCTCTTAAATCGAAAAGGGTTATCTCTCCGCCATGGAGTGTCAGGTTTTCCGACACTGGCAAAGGTCGATAAGCTGGAGATGTACTTGCTCGAACGGCCCTCACCCGATACTCTGATTCCTCCTCGTATGGATAACACGACGCCCGGTCTCGTCTGCGCGCACCATCACCTCTACTCGACACTGGCCCGCGGTATGCCGGCGCCCGAAAGAACCCCGAAGCGCTTCTCCGAGATCCTCGAGCTCGTCTGGTGGCGTCTCGACAAAGCTCTCGACCTCGACATGATTCGCTGGTCGGCCCTGCTCGGAGCGGTCGAAGCATTGGAGAGCGGTACCACAGCCATTCTCGACCACCATGCGTCCCCCAACGCGATCGACGGCTCACTCACCGTCATCGCCGATGCTTGCGCCGAGGTCGGAGTCCGGGTGTCGACGTGCTACGAGGTCACCGATCGAAACGGCCCCGAGGAGGCGAAGGCGGGACTCGCCGAGAACGAGCGCTTCTTGCGCGCCGGTGGCCGGGGTTACGTCGGCGCACACGCCTGCTTCACGCTGTCGGAGGACACCCTCGATGCCATCGCGTCTCTGGCGCGCGAACGCCGCGTCGGCGTCCACATCCACGTCGCCGAAGGGCCAGAGGACGCGACGGCCGGAGCCCGACTGGAGAAGCGCTCCCGCGATGATTGGCTACTCGCCCACGCCATCCATCTCGACCGGGCCATTCCCGGTACCATCGCCCACAATCCTGCCTCCAACATGAATAACTCCGTCGGCTACGCCTCTCCCGCGTCGCGCGGCAATCGGGTGGTACTGGGAACCGACGGAATCGGCGGCAACATGCTCGACGCGTTCCGCATGGCCTACTTTCGCCTCCGTGAAGAGGACGTCACCGCTACTCCCGAGAAAGCCTGGGGTTGGCTCGAGGCGGGCTGGGATCTAATCCCCGAGGCTCGAAGCGACCGGGTTACGTGGTCGTACGAGCCCATGACACCCTGGCACGTCGCTTTCACGCCGGGAATTCGTCCTCTCGAGATCGAAGTGGCC from the Vicinamibacteria bacterium genome contains:
- a CDS encoding amidohydrolase family protein — encoded protein: MDNTTPGLVCAHHHLYSTLARGMPAPERTPKRFSEILELVWWRLDKALDLDMIRWSALLGAVEALESGTTAILDHHASPNAIDGSLTVIADACAEVGVRVSTCYEVTDRNGPEEAKAGLAENERFLRAGGRGYVGAHACFTLSEDTLDAIASLARERRVGVHIHVAEGPEDATAGARLEKRSRDDWLLAHAIHLDRAIPGTIAHNPASNMNNSVGYASPASRGNRVVLGTDGIGGNMLDAFRMAYFRLREEDVTATPEKAWGWLEAGWDLIPEARSDRVTWSYEPMTPWHVAFTPGIRPLEIEVAGEKVLTGGKPTRVDAEEVRAKAREQAKRLFQRL